One Bufo gargarizans isolate SCDJY-AF-19 chromosome 4, ASM1485885v1, whole genome shotgun sequence DNA window includes the following coding sequences:
- the LOC122935233 gene encoding alpha-1,4-N-acetylglucosaminyltransferase-like, translating to MRDEVSVDTSAKDQPRDKVAGRDAQSHLYRHTMTFTKHFRIFHFILLLIGSGFLYKIIYQRTDVSYLSYIFSTDLFENSWNKNTPVTSFTSKNTEEHIKSNEKRLEDLLNQGDGIIFLETTDTMKPKPLVLCSIESAARVYHNRPIVFFMKGLEKVESDVDEKNTKRHFPTLSSLDNIYIFPLIFNDIFYSTPFLPWYNKTNPKQEKYWIHTIADSCRLALIWKYGGIYMDTDIISIQPIPQQNFLAAEHLELSSNGVFGFSSQHNFTWMCMEDFVQNYNGKIWGFQGPHLFTRVLKKWCSLQTFKGIEDISCGNISYLNPQRFYPIPYISWRKYYEVWQKLPTFNYSYALHLWNYMNNEEQRTMVPGSNMLVEHLYKQHCPSTYGAIQRNESLYL from the exons ATTTATACCGTCATACAATGACATTCACAAAACACTTCAGGATATTCCATTTCATATTATTGTTGATTGGTTCAGGATTTCTCTACAAAATCATCTATCAAAGAACCGATGTTTCCTACTTGTCCTATATCTTTTCAACAGACCTTTTTGAAAATTCCTGGAATAAAAATACGCCTGTGACTTCATTTACCTCAAAAAATACAGAGGAACACATAAAATCTAATGAAAAAAGGCTAGAAGATCTCTTAAATCAGGGAGATGGTATCATTTTTCTGGAGACTACTGACACAATGAAACCAAAGCCTTTGGTTTTATgctctattgaatcagcagctcGTGTATATCACAATAGGCCAATAGTCTTCTTTATGAAAGGATTAGAAAAAGTAGAGTCAGATGTTGATGAGAAAAACACAAAAAGACATTTTCCAACCCTATCTTCATTGGATAACATCTATATTTTCCCTCTGATATTCAATGATATTTTTTACAGCACCCCATTTCTTCCATGGTATAACAAG ACTAATCCCAAGCAAGAAAAGTACTGGATCCATACCATCGCAGACAGCTGTAGGTTGGCACTTATCTGGAAATATGGCggcatttatatggatacagACATCATATCTATTCAACCTATTCCACAACAGAATTTTTTGGCAGCAGAGCACTTGGAGCTTTCGAGCAATGGTGTTTTTGGATTTTCTTCCCAACATAATTTTACATGGATGTGCATGGAAGATTTTGTTCAGAATTATAACGGTAAAATATGGGGATTTCAAGGACCACATCTCTTTACCCGGGTTTTAAAAAAATGGTGTTCTTTGCAAACTTTTAAAGGCATAGAAGATATCAGTTGTGGGAACATTTCTTACTTGAACCCTCAAAGATTTTACCCTATTCCATATATATCTTGGAGAAAGTATTATGAAGTGTGGCAAAAATTGCCAACTTTCAATTACTCTTATGCTCTCCACTTATGGAACTACATGAACAACGAGGAGCAAAGAACTATGGTTCCTGGTAGTAATATGTTGGTGGAGCATCTCTACAAACAGCATTGTCCTTCAACATATGGAGCTATTCAAAGAAATGAAAGCCTTTACCTATAG